The Pelagovum sp. HNIBRBA483 sequence GCGCGGGAGATTTTGGAGACCTTAGCGGTGCTTCAGCCTTTTGACGTGTTGGAGCGTGAAGGGGTGCTCGTCTTTCGCAGTGCGGCGCATCGGGAACATTATGCCATTGCGCGTGAGGCGGTGGTGGATATGGGCGCTGACGCGCCAGCAATTACCCGTCGGCGCGGCGCACAGGAGGAGGGGCTTGGTGCTTTTCGGTTGACCCACTGGGAAGGGCAGGCCGAATACGCAACGCGGGCGGTTGACGTGCGCAAATCACGCGGCGGGGGGGCGGCTGGGCGCGCCGCGCTCACCGCGGTGCTTACGGCGGAGGATGCCTATCGGTGCGCCGAGCGGCTTCTTGCCGAGGCCAGTGCCGGGCGCGAGGCATTGGCGTTGGCATTGCCGCCCTCTGCCTGCGTGGTGAACACTGGCGATGTTCTAACCCTCGACGGGGATCAGTCGCGAGAATATCAGGTGACTTCGGTTCTGGATGAAGGGCACCGGACGATTGAGGCGCTGGCGGTCCATACGGCGCAGGCATCTGAAAGAACGCCCGCGATGCCAGCGCCTGTCGTTGCGAAACGGGTGACAGCGCGGCCTGTGGACGGGGTTTTCCTTGATTTACCTTTACTGCGGGAGGGAGACAGCGCCCATCAGCCGTGGTTTGGCGCGACGAATGCACCTTGGCCCGGGGGAGTGGGGCTGTGGGCATCTGATGCAGGGGATCAGGATTATGCCCTTGTGCGCGCGGTGGATCGCCCTGCGATTATCGGCAAGCTGCTCGACCCTTTGCCCCGTTCCGAGGCGGGACTTTGGGATCGGGGCGCTGCGGTGCGGGTTAAGTTGGTGAGCGGTCATTTGTCTAGTGTTCCGGCGGCGCAGCTTCTGAGCGGGGCGAATGCGGCGGCGATTGGGGACGGGCAGAACTGGGAGGTGATGCAGTTCGCGCAGGCCGCGTTGGTCGGGGTAAATACCTATGAATTGGCCGAACGGCTGCGCGGGCAGGCCGGCACTGATGGTGTGCTGCCGGAGGCTTGGCCCGTTGGCAGCTATTTTGTGCGGATCGATGACAGGCTCGCACAGGTGCCTATGGCGCGGGACTGGATCGGCGTGACACGAAATTACAGATATGGGCCTGAAGCATCAGGGCTTGCCAGCCCTGCGATGCGCCATGAGGTGCGAGCGTTTTCTGGTGTTGGTTTGCGGCCGTATCGCGTTTGTCATTTGCGCGCCATGCGCGATGGCAGCGGAGACATCCGGTTGAGCTGGATCCGGCGCACGCGTAGCGGCGGTGATCACTGGTCCGAGGCCGATGTGCCATTAGGCGAAGAGCGCGAGGAATATATTATCGAGGCGGTCACTGGTTCGACTGTTTGGCGTCGTTGGGTCGTGGGAACATCTCAAACCACTTACAGTGCCGCGCAGATGGCTGAGGACGGTGCGAGCGGCGCAATGCGCTTTCGGGTCGCGCAAATGTCCGCGCTTTTTGGCGCGGGGCCAATTTCCGAGGTGGCCGCGCCGTGAGGCAGTGGTCGGTTTCGATCTGTGATCTGGATTTCCTAGTGCGGGCTGCGCTCTGCTGGCAGGAACAAGACCGTGAGGCGAGGATTGAAGAAACAGTCGCATCAGCCGCTGAGGCGCATCTCTATCGTTCGTCGCGGGGCAGGCCGCATCCGGCATTTGGCAGCGGCGCAATTATGGATATTCTAGGCGCTTGTCCCCGAAAACCAACGCAGGTTGGGCTTGATTTCGCTTATCTGGAGATAATGCAGCGCGTCATTGGAACGGTATTGGAGCACTATCCGCGGGTACAAGACATGCAGCGCGGGATGGTTGGATCAACGGATAGGCGCGCTGGTTCGAGATCCTCGCCACAATCGGAGCAGTAACCGAATTCATCGCTTTCGATCCGTGCAAGGGCGGCCATGAGCCTTTGCCGCTGCGCCGCGCGGCGCGTGGCTTGTGCCTTCGCCATTGCTTGGTTTTGCAGCGCATCCATGCGCGATAAGCGCCCGACAGCTTGTTGATCCAGCTCGACGGTTTTTTGTGCATCCTTGCCACGCGCGTCTTCAACCTTCAGTTCCTCAAGGCGTTGGTGAATTTCGGCGCGGTAGACTTCGAGATCAGGAGCGGGCATTTGGATTTATCCGCTTTTCGGTTTAAACTTTCATTTCACACCCTATCTGCGATAGACAGCAGGCGAAAGAGAGGGCCGAACGATGGCAAATCTGCATAGCAAATTGGCAAAAGTGGACCCGGTGTGGGATCGCATCTGCTCTGAGGCAGAAGCTGCCATTCGTGAGGAGCCGCTCATGGGGAGCCTTCTGCATCAGGGTGTGCTGCATCATGGCAGCTTTGAATGTGCGCTTGCCTATCGGATCGCCATGAAGCTCGCTTCTGAAGAGATGTCAGGCCAGATTCTGCGCGAAATTGCAGATGAGTTGTTGAAGGATGACCCCTCGATTTCGGCAGCAGCGCGGGCCGATCTGGTCGCGGTGAATGAGCGCGACCCTGCCTGCCATCGCTTCATGCAGCCGCTGCTCTATTTCAAAGGATATCAGGCTGTGCAGGCCTACCGTCTTGGTCATGCGTTGTGGAAGCAGGGGCGCAAAGACCTTGCATATTTCATCCAGATGCGGGTGAGCGAAATCTTTGGGATCGACATCCATCCTGCCGCGAAGATCGGCAAGGGGATCATGATTGATCACGCACACTCGATCGTCATCGGCGAAACGGCGGTTGTCGGTGATAATGTCTCGCTCCTGCATTCAGTGACGCTTGGCGGAACTGGAAAAGAGGACGAGGATCGTCACCCCAAGATTGGCGACGGGGTACTTATCGGTGCCGGTGCGAAAGTGTTGGGCAACATCACCATTGGCTGCTGTAGCCGTATCGCGGCTGGCTCTGTGGTGTTGAAGGATGTCGCGCCGAATACGACCGTCGCGGGGGTTCCTGCGCGGGTTGTTGGTGCGGCAGGTTGCGACCAACCGTCGGTCGCGATGGATCAGCTTTTCAAAGATCAGACCTAAGACAGCTTCGTCATTCTGTGTTATCGTCTCGAAAGTGCAAAAAATTTCGGGAGAGACGAATGACTGGATTTTCGACAAATGGGCGCGGGCAGAAATATGCGTCGATCGTTGAGACGGTCGGCGATACGCCTGTTGTACGGATCAACAAGATCGCCCCGAAAAATGTTACGATTTATGTGAAAACAGATGCCACCAATCCCGGTGGCTCGGTGAAGGACCGCCTTGCGCTGTCCATCATTGAGGCTGCTGAGCGAGAGGGCGCGCTCAAGCCCGGCCAGACCGTTGTTGAAGCAACATCGGGCAACACCGGCATCGGTCTGGCGATGGTATGCGCCGCGAAGGGGTATCCGCTCGTGATTACGATGGTGGAAACCTTTTCAGTAGAGCGGCGCCGGCTGATGCGCTTCCTTGGCGCGAAGGTGATCCTGACCCCGAAAGAGCAAAAGGGTTTTGGGATGTACCGCAAAGCGGAAGAACTGGCCAAGGCAAATGGCTGGTTCTTCGCGCGGCAGTTCGAGACAAAAGCAAATGCCGATATTCACGAGCGCACGACCGCGCGCGAGATTGTCAAAGACTTCGAGGGTGAGCGCCTCGATTATGTGGTGACCGGCTACGGGACCGGCGGCACCGTGACCGGCATCGGGCGCGTGTTGCGGAAAGAGCGACCCGAGACAAAGATCATTCTTACCGAACCTGCAAATGCCGAGATCGTAGGCTCGGGTTCAGCGCAAGAACGGCTTGATGATGGCTCTCCTGCTGGCAGTCACCCAAGTTGGCAGCCGCATCCCATTCAGGGGTGGACGCCTGATTTCATTCCGCTCGTGTTACAGGAAGCGATCGACAAAAATTACTACGATGAGCTGCTGCCGGTCGCTGGGACGGACGGCATGGCGTGGTCGAAACGTCTTGCGGCGGAGGAGGGCATATTCACGGGTATTTCGGGCGGATCAACCTTTGCAGCGGCTATCAAGGTTGTCGAGGATGCGCCGGATGGCTCGGTGATCTTGTGTATGCTGCCCGATACCGGCGAGCGCTACCTTTCAACTCTCCTATTCGAAGATGTCGAAGCGGTTATGACGGAAGACGAAATAGCGTTGATGAAATCAACGCCCGGGTATCACTTCGGCGGTTAAATATCTGACTCAAAAAGAAAAAGGGCGCCAAAAAGGGCGCCCTTTTTCTTTTTATAACGGTTTTTAGGCCAACATGGCCATTGGATTTTCAAGCCCGTCTTTGATCGCTGCCAGAAGCTGTGCGCCTAGTGCACCATCGATCACACGGTGATCGACCGAGAGCGTAACCGACATGACCATAGCGACGGTGAGATCACCATCCGGCCCGACAACGGGTTTTTTCACACCTGCGCCGACGGCGAGGATCGCGCCATGCGGCGGGTTGATCACCGCGTCGAAATTGTCGACGCCGAACATGCCGAGGTTGGAGATTGCAAAGCTGCCGCCTTGGTATTCGTGCGGCGCGAGCTTGCGATCGCGTGCGCGGGAGGCGAGGTCTTTCATCTCTGCGGACAAGACGGAAAGTGATTTTTGATCTGCGTCCTTCAGGACCGGGGTGAAAAGGCCGCCTTCGATCGCGACAGCAACTGCGACGTCGGAGGGCTTGAGTTTCAGCACACGATCACCCGCCCACACGGCGTTCGCTTCGGGCACCTGTTGCAGAGCCAGCGCACAGGCTTTGATCACAAAGTCGTTGACCGAAAGTTTGACACCGCGCACTTCGAGTTGCTTGTTCAACTGGCCTCTGAAAGCGAGGAGATTGTCCAGTTGGATGTCGCGCCGTAGGTAGAAATGCGGGATCGTCTGCTTTGCCTCTGTGAGGCGCGCCGCGATTGTCTTGCGCATCCCGTCAAGCTTGCTTTCCTCGTATTCCCGTCCTTCGTACATCTTGAGGACGGCGTCGGTGGACGGGCCTGCCGGGAGTGCGGCGGGTGCGGTTTGTGCGGCTGGAGCCTCGCTTGCGGCGGCTTGCGGGGATGCGGTCGCGCCTTCAACGT is a genomic window containing:
- the cysE gene encoding serine O-acetyltransferase, producing MANLHSKLAKVDPVWDRICSEAEAAIREEPLMGSLLHQGVLHHGSFECALAYRIAMKLASEEMSGQILREIADELLKDDPSISAAARADLVAVNERDPACHRFMQPLLYFKGYQAVQAYRLGHALWKQGRKDLAYFIQMRVSEIFGIDIHPAAKIGKGIMIDHAHSIVIGETAVVGDNVSLLHSVTLGGTGKEDEDRHPKIGDGVLIGAGAKVLGNITIGCCSRIAAGSVVLKDVAPNTTVAGVPARVVGAAGCDQPSVAMDQLFKDQT
- the cysK gene encoding cysteine synthase A translates to MTGFSTNGRGQKYASIVETVGDTPVVRINKIAPKNVTIYVKTDATNPGGSVKDRLALSIIEAAEREGALKPGQTVVEATSGNTGIGLAMVCAAKGYPLVITMVETFSVERRRLMRFLGAKVILTPKEQKGFGMYRKAEELAKANGWFFARQFETKANADIHERTTAREIVKDFEGERLDYVVTGYGTGGTVTGIGRVLRKERPETKIILTEPANAEIVGSGSAQERLDDGSPAGSHPSWQPHPIQGWTPDFIPLVLQEAIDKNYYDELLPVAGTDGMAWSKRLAAEEGIFTGISGGSTFAAAIKVVEDAPDGSVILCMLPDTGERYLSTLLFEDVEAVMTEDEIALMKSTPGYHFGG
- a CDS encoding TraR/DksA family transcriptional regulator, which codes for MPAPDLEVYRAEIHQRLEELKVEDARGKDAQKTVELDQQAVGRLSRMDALQNQAMAKAQATRRAAQRQRLMAALARIESDEFGYCSDCGEDLEPARLSVDPTIPRCMSCTRG
- a CDS encoding pyruvate dehydrogenase complex dihydrolipoamide acetyltransferase, with the translated sequence MPTEILMPALSPTMEEGTLAKWLVKEGDTISSGDLIAEIETDKATMEFEAVDEGVVGKIMIPEGTENVKVNTVIAVLLEDGESADDIGSATAAPTAPETPAEPAPQTEAAVSAPAASPAPAAPVSADGERVFASPLARRIAAQKGLDLASMKGSGPRGRIIKVDVEGATASPQAAASEAPAAQTAPAALPAGPSTDAVLKMYEGREYEESKLDGMRKTIAARLTEAKQTIPHFYLRRDIQLDNLLAFRGQLNKQLEVRGVKLSVNDFVIKACALALQQVPEANAVWAGDRVLKLKPSDVAVAVAIEGGLFTPVLKDADQKSLSVLSAEMKDLASRARDRKLAPHEYQGGSFAISNLGMFGVDNFDAVINPPHGAILAVGAGVKKPVVGPDGDLTVAMVMSVTLSVDHRVIDGALGAQLLAAIKDGLENPMAMLA